The nucleotide window GCTCACAACAATAGACACAAATATAACATATATATTATCAACATGACCTTCAAAAGATAGTCGGTCATCAATATATAAGCCCATACATTTAAACCGAGCGACGAACGAAACACTTAATAGAGACATTTAAACTAGAAGAATGATACCCAGATCCACCAAAAAGCATTGTCTTAGTTTTGGAGTGGTTTATGGGTAATGAATTTCGAACAGACAAATGAGAAAATCGCTCAAGATTAAAATTAATACTCGACTCAAGAACATCAACATTATCTTGATCAGAACTAAATAATAGGAGggtatcatttaaattttattttttttcgaataaatttaattcttGGTAATCTATATTCTACATGAATACTCAGCtgagaaaaatatattcatattaaggagctcatttaaaaaaaaaaacatgtttttaaatACAACACATTTGTTAAAGAAGTACtggaacatttttttccaaacgtTTGGTAGGAGATACTAAAAAATGGAgatcggtttttaaaaaatcgaaatgagAATGAGTGatcgaaaattaaattttagattttcattccATTCACTAGTCTTCAAGCTTAGTGAATATAAGAGAATCGATTATATTTCTACTAATATATTGTATTAATATGTTACATTCATATTAAGGAGCTCATATATTGTATTAATATGTTACAATCTACTTTATAATACATTTTAGtaaaatgagttttaaaataaagcaacaaaaaagtaaaaaaaataccaatttggttataaataacaaaaacagcaacgttgattgtgaacattattttaaaaatactgcCCTTATGCGGTTAGTATGAttcatataaatgtacatacatattcgtattaaaaaatacaCTTTATTATCTGTTTATGGCAAAATATGTTCATGGATAACTTGTAATTACTATATTTGACGTGTTTATATTATTGTTATGATACCAAACTCCACCATTCTCATGCTTATCTTCATCCAAATCATGCATTTGTGATTCTCGTTTTGTGACATTTTCAATATCAGATTCACTCATATATTTTGGGGTAGTTATACCAAAAAAACTTGCTAAGCCTTCGCCTACATAATCTATTCCATTTAGAAAACGGTTTCCCATTTGATATGCTTGGTACTTTATGCGAGGTCCTAAAGGAAGAGACGCCTTTAACTTATATGGATTAGTACTTGGttgaatttaaatagaattgtaTTTTACAATTACTTACGATATCAATGTCTACATTCATACTTTTGTCTGTTATATCAGGTCCAATATCTTCTCCATCACTCTCGGAAAGCTCTTCCATAATACCATCGCTGAAGTACAAAATTCGTTTGGACTTTTGTAATTCAAGTGCCGTTATGTTATCGCATTCAGTCTTTTCGTCGCTATTGTTACTTGTATCCATTGCGTTATTTATAGTAATATTATAATACTATTatctaaagtattttttttataatcaaatagtattgaaaaaatcaatttcgacTAACGCATTTGTCATTTGTTTACAACTGCACCAATCATGTTTTGTGTTGCAACAAGGGAGAAAAAATATAGAGAAAAACACATAGAGTGGACACTAAAAAAATCAaaccaaggcgaatctatacaaggtggtggcagttctacaaaaacaacaatacgtgttaacaaatgtcaaaaaacaaaaataaaaaattaaacaaatgtacattaggctgggtcgatttaTATGGAGgatcaaaaaggaaaaaatcgTATAGCCACAAAGTATACTTTGTCGCTATTTGAAACGCAATCTacgaaaattctaagaaagtttccccaagaaaccataggtcaaaatcaaatcctatcttgcgcatttcgtattttatccaatgatatcaAAGTATATACACAGTATATGtacgtttctgctatacgatttttcgtgaaaaaatcgatccaccctaatgtacatattaacacttaatgtagtgtagataattgaatatatgtataaaataaatattttgttaataagaatagaatatgtagatatttaaatataaaaaacaggCTTTGAcaattgcgaaaaaaaaaagttatcagctgtttgactgactacaccttgtataaattcgaatTGATACCCGTGTTGTCAAGGCGTATTTatcaaggtgacagcagtggcgaattgaaataaatacaggcgaattcatttattttttatatatggagtttgacataatGGCGTtccggcgaatattttttatatatgcagTTTGACATTATCGCGTGGTAGTTCTGTAATCAGCTGTTCTCGTGAGGTCACCTAATTAGATTCGCCTTGGTGACAGCAGTggtgaattgaaataaatacaggcgaattcatttattttttatttatggagtTTGACATGTTGGCGTtccggcgaatattttttatttatgtaatttgaCATTATCGGGTGCTTATTCTTTAATCAGGAATTAGCTGTGCTGCCGAATTCGTCTTGGCCCTCACTACTCAATTATCTACACCATGGTGTAATCAAGgggaattcatacaaggtggtgtcagttctacaaaaacaacgattggtcttaacaaatgtcaaaaaaccaaaatgaaaaattaaacaaataagtatttaaacttaatatagtgtagataattgaatagtgagggctttactcatttatgtaaacaataaagattttgttaataagcttagaatatgtagatatttatatataaaaacaagctttgacagttgttagaaccaaaaagcgaaaaaaaaaattatcagctgtttgactgactccaccttgtataaattcgccttgggtgTAATAATACACAAGGTAACAttaatcaaacagctgattattttttgctcGAGTTTGTGTACCACTTTCAccttgtcaatttttttttttgctgtaatttGTATACATTAGGCAACTGTTTTTGacactataaaagttatttgattttgtattgttgtatttgttgccgtaacGCATACACCTTATAATCATTACGCCATGATCTACACCGTTGGTGGCCAAACACTAAACCGGTGTAGTTATGTTATTCTCACTAATACATACGCAggaccaaggtgcatttaataaggtgccatcggcagcacagctgattatagaaatagcacgcacaaatgtcaaactacatatataaaaaatatccgcccgtacgcccgtatgtcaaactctatatataaaaaacaagtgaattcgcctgtatttatttcaattcgccactgctgtcaccttgttaaatacgccttgcgcAGGACGAATGCTCTCAGTAAAAACACAAAGtaaactcaaaacaaaaacaatttcatacaattttttcagtgCAAAGCACACGCATTCCATTTGTGTACTCTTTTATTTTTCCTCTACTACATATGCATTTAAAGCACTCTCTCGTTGGTCACCACTGATCTACACCAATGCAAATCTAATAAGGTGACCTCGCGAGAACAGCTGACTTTTATTCTTGAATTCGTTCAACTGTCAAAATtccttatttgtttaaaattgttaactgtcattaaattataattttagtttgtgaaatgtttgtttttgcacaataattcttctgtacgtgtgttagtaactgaactcctccttaaaggctgggccgatttcgatgaaatttgatgtGTGTGATTGAGTGAtcccacagtggggcagaatcgaaattttctggaaataaatctggcatttctaaacggctggtccgatcgggataaaatttgagttgggtgtagccaaggagtattcgagtttaagttattaaaatgggccctacaaataatccaggggcgacgctatgggggctcaaagtagggtaccttcgacatgtaaaatttttaaaatttttttttgtttcccatccgatttcaaagaattttatatttttggaaagcgctcggatagatcttgaaaaaacatgcttgcgtgtgttatttatctcttataattttctagttctaggcatttcaaaattgaaattttgccataccttggtccgcttttttataaattttttataaacagctgattttgacatttggacgaatttttcacaaaaataaaaatcttgttgtttttgccttgttgtatttgttgccgtggCGCTGTCACCTTATTAGATTCGCCTtgatctacactatattaagttttaatacatatttcaaggtatattaattatttaataataataattaatataccttgacatatttgtttttttacatatgttaagaccaattgttgtttttgtagaactgcaaCCACCATGTTTGAATCAGGCTTGGGCAGCACTGTTTATATTTTTGCGCtcttatttgtttacatttttccgCAGCTATAACATAGTGAACATTTTGTATACAACAATTATCGAGggatattatattattaaaaaccaaaaaattacaattaataaAAGTTAATAATGCCGTTTGCTACTTTTACAAGGGTTCGAGAAGTAAGCAGCGAGGATAATGTAAGAATTCAAGTTAAATAGTTGTACGTATAGAAAGccatttcaattcaatattATAGGTTCATTTGGCcgaaaatttgattaaaattcaaCCCGGTAAGAAATGGAAAACAAAGAATGCCGGAGAGAGATCCGCGTATGTAATTTTGGAGATGTCAGAATGTCATCAGATTACTGGAATTGATATTGGTAATGAACACTCGGCATTTGTTGAAGTACTGGTGGGAAAATCAGCTTCTACTCCTGAAGACTTTAAggtaatatataaataaaatatgtcttACCGGTATTTAATTCGTTTTATTTAGGAAATCTTAATAACTTGTTCATTTATGACCCCCACTGAGAGTAAAAGTTCAAATAATACCAATAGAGTGAGATGTTTTAATCGCGAAGCATTGGTGCCATCTATTGCAGATGGTAAATGgtcatttgtaaaaatattttgcactCAACCATTTAACAAGCACGTTCCATATGGTTTATCATTTATTAAAGTTCATATCAATGATAATGAGAATAAAAACTCTTTGGTAATTCAAAAAAATCTTGTTCCTGACCAGTTTCTTAAAAAGACAACAAATGCTATTGGCAAATTAAAGTATAGAGAGGACTCTCCAGACTCAGAAAGTGAAAATAGTTCAAGCCTTTTTAATCGGTGGAAGAAATTGAAAGATAATGTTGTTGAGCCGACTACTGCTGCCGCCATTAGAATAGCTTCAAAAAATCCTGTTCCTCGTCAGATTAGTGATGTTCAAAAGCCACAAACATCCCAATCTGTGAAGGTGGATGATATAATTCTTGATCGAAATCGGGACAAGTTATTGTTTGGAGACGAAAATGATGACACGAACAATGAAAAGCCAAAAAAACTAGAACGTTTATCTCAACAAATTGAGGCCGATAAGGAAAGACGGCGTGTAGAGAGAGAAACTGAAATAAGTAAAAACAAACGCAAATCATTGGATGTTACAAAGTCATTTGAAACTACAAAAAACATAGATGATAAACTAATAAAACCATCTTGTTCAAAAACATCCTTCAATGGCAATAATTCTACGGCATTAGAACCCGGTAAGAAACGACAGAGCTCACCTCCAGAAAATCCAATGAAAAAGATGAAACCTTCAATTAAGTTTAGACCGTTTAATCAGTTGTTGAAAGGTGTAGTTTTGGTTATAAGCGGAATACAGAATCCTGATCGGGGAGACCTGAGAAATAAAGCAATGGCTTTGGGTGCAAAATACAAAGCTGACTGGGACAGCACCTGTACACATTTGATGTAAGTAAAAACTGTAACTATTATACTTATGCAatgtttaatacatttttgttttactttagaTGCGCATTTAAAAATACCCCAAAATATAACCAAGTTAGGGGTAAAGGAAAAATTGTAACACGAAGCTGGATTGAAAAGTGCTACGATCTAAAAAAGTATTTGCCATGGAGAAGATATGCTTTAGATAGCATAGAATTATCCAAATCTGAAAGTGATGAGGAGATTTTTGATGAAACTCGGAAGCCTCAAATTGATGAAAACAGCAATGATACATCATTGAGAAAATCTACAGAAGTATCTGAAGTTAGTAACAATACATTAGCTTTATATATGGATGATCAGCTTAAAACTAATAACACGGCATCTAATAATATCGGATCATCTTCGGAGAGTGATACTGACGATGAAATAAAACGAGTAAAACAAAGTAAGATACTATtactaatttcaacaaatattggATATAATCGTTTTGATTTTTAGAAACCAATACAATCGGCATGATACCACCATCATCTAAAACCGTGAACATATTTGATGCATCAACTGATGAAGAAGACtacataaatgaaaaaattcacCAGAGTAAATAACTCtgctaaaaacaaaagaataaacATGTATAAACTCACCAAGTGATCTAGTGTAAGTTTTTCGCAAGTTATTCCGAAACTCGattcgcaaaatttaaatgttcaaattatatacatactgACTGTTTCCATAGTCCATTATAACaaagaaaatacatacaaaatgttaaaattaaagtATTCGATTGGAATATAGAAAATgatatttaatacaatacagaaacatatatgtatttatattatttattgcgCCCTACATCATCcaaaaattaaggaaattttatttttaaagaaaaactcgCAATTTTATTGACCAATTTCGATTtttgaaaagtgaaaaatttttacaaagtgTAGTAGTTTATGTATGCATATCTTATAAAGCTATGGtcggattttagttttttagtttaTATCATTCAGTATATtatacaaaattcgacaaacCATGGAAGTTTATGTAATCGTATCTTGCAAATATGTGGATCGATTTTGTTGATTCGGAAACCACATGAAAGTCTATTATGCTcccattaaattttataactactagggtattctatcgattaaccgttaatcggttaaccgattaattttggacggttaactgttcgaataatttaaaattgccgattttcaaataacaaataaaccgattaatttgtgtcgattaatcgattaaccgaaattcctttttttgcactaacatatttttttgtatttatttttccatttcaatttaaatacaaatatcaaattaaaattatatattttttcgaacatccaagaaaaatgtttagtgagaataacaactgacatatttaatttacatatatgaATTTGACAgagatgggggtagtgcactaaatttgCAGTTTCCACTAAAagttagtgatagtgcaaaattgTTCACTATCACTAATAGCTATTTAGTGGTGAGTTGAAAAATAACAGTCTCACTAAGCAATAGTGGTACAAGAaagtttttcactaaaattaatttagtgatagtgaaaaaccttttttttacaGCTTAgtgcaaattttgtttactccaCTAACAGGATAGTGGAAAAATATAATCATTCACTAATGTTAATGGAACTCAAATACTAtcattatattcaattattttatactttttttatttttattatttattaaattaattaatactaATATTAAAGTAGTAACATTAGGTTATATTGCGATATACgttgttaaattatattaatacaaattaaaattgctaAGATTTTAATTCCTGAAATTTACTTtactcaaaaatttaaagtttttattttattataccctacaccaccatagtggggagggtattatgcgtttgtgcagatgtttgtaacgcccaaaaatattagtctaacacccaccttaaagtatatcgatcgacttagaatcactttctgagtcgattaagcgatgtccgtccgtccgtccgtctggtcggctggctggctggctgtccatgtaaaccttgtgcgcagagtacaggtcgcaattttgaagatatttcgatcaaatttggtacatattattttttaggtCCAAGGtcggagcctattgaaactggctgaaatcggtccattatttcacctagcccccatacaaatgtcctcccgaaattagactttatcggtcataaatgtttaatttatatatgtatctccataaattccgctccaaatatacacaaaattcatgtcaccaaattttgttacgatcggtccataattagtcatagctcccatatagacccgcttccgaaaatcactttaacgtgcataaatcgcttgaaaatgttggtaaacacacaaaattcaacatagttaactttaatatagacataaatcacacgacctaatttcatggtgatcggtccatgattggtcatagcccccatataaggcccacttccaaaaatcattcaaaaatataaattattgaaattttaaaagaacaattttgttgctcttttacttagtatagggtattatatggtcgggcttgaccgaccatactttcttacttgtttttttatacaataaaaaataataaaatggaaatattttgactatattttcaatttgtttggaatatttatataaacactattttttgagattttagtgcatataatataattaaagcTTTTATGTAGTGACTGTTAAAAATTTACACTATTTTATTGTAGTGCAAAATTTTCACTaccactaatttttttaatggtaGTTGAAATATGTTTCACTACCACTATAGTGATGAAAAATAGTGGAAAATCAAAATGTTGTCACTATAGTGGGATTTAGTGGAAACCTTAGTGcactaaatatttaatgcactacccccaactctggAATTTggaactttgtttgtatttacatgtacagaacttgacgaaactatcaaaagtattcaatatctaaaacaatacaatggtataacgaaaaatttgatatgcttagaaaaaactaaaaaaaacagatattggatattctttatcatgctttcgatttctccaacatctacaatcagcgagagagttttttccaagtcaagttttattaaatctaaagaaaaaattatttaaaaggaaaaaaaaaattaaaaattaaagatcTCACTATaatcctaaaaaaaactcaaatgtgtaTACGAAAAGGacctcaaataccatatttgcaattattttttggttgaattgttatattttgtttgtttttatgtttttgtgcaCAAAATTCGtagttgtattttcaatttaaatttaaaatagacattattcggttaatcgaataattttaaattaaccgaataaatctaaaccccgattaattatttgctcggttaaccgattaaaccagaaacccgattaattgaataccctaataactACAATGAAAAACTTTGCATTCATAATATAAATGCAATTTTCTGATGCATTTTTGACCAATCTCTACCCTCTTGATTTGCAATCTATGAGTTTATTCCAACTTggtgattcggaatacaattgttttcaattaaaatcgtaagtatcttctcaaatagctttgatatattaggcaataggtctgtatgattctacttttgtgtgatatTTTTCCGGCTtagtatcatggtaaccagtgaaacctccCATtatggaggataatattcaaggcgtactattaaaaataaaaatatttatttatattgctaTCCCGTGTAGCTCCATAAGCAccttgttactgattttgtcAATATCAGGAGCTttcttggagtttaaatcaacaatagtcTTTCGATCTCTCgtatctcaaaacgtagggtaCAGCTGCTCCTAAATGGGGTACAACTCAATTGTTTCATTTGAAGTGATCGGTGCAAATGTTTAACATACGgatttcctttttcagtattaTTTCTTGTCCCAACCACTACTCGAATTTCGCAAGGTGGGCTTACACATGAAAGGTGTTTTAAGATTTTGTGTGGCTCGCCTTAGTGAGTAATCTGATTGCGATGTTGCTACcagattttctagatatttattcaatgatttcgtttttcgaaattaaaagaTCTTTTTAAGTATATTTATGCAATTGCAACTCTCTTCGAATTCATCTTTTTTTCAATAAAGAGCAGTTCGTCATCAGcaaaataaattctattatgtatctgatttgtcggggacacgttgagcagccagtttgagatttttatcgaaattgatcaGAGaatgatcgatgttttctggtgttttTAGCGGTACGTTTTTCGAGTACtgagaattttttatatttatgtcaattaattgctaaattaccagtcggcgTTACAATTTTCGGGGGCTCAATATGAAGAAGAAGACAGCTCCAGCGAGAATTCaacttgaatcatttctctagggatatttttcatgtGAAAGGACAAGCTCCTGTCGTTTTAccagttgttgttgtagcagcagtgattgctgagttTCCGGTGTGTAGAACTGGCTGTCATGGGAATGTCATTTTATCAGTCGAAGGCCTTGGATACTGTCAGCCACGGCATTCTCTTTCAGAATATCCTGTAGTCTAAACAAGGAGTTCCTCAGGGCTGGGTCGTCGCCACTTCTGTTTAACTACAGGAAGTGGAGTGGGGCAAAACATTGATGACCTATGCAATCGAGCAAATGTTTATCTCGGAGATAGC belongs to Calliphora vicina chromosome 4, idCalVici1.1, whole genome shotgun sequence and includes:
- the XRCC1 gene encoding DNA repair protein XRCC1 → MPFATFTRVREVSSEDNVHLAENLIKIQPGKKWKTKNAGERSAYVILEMSECHQITGIDIGNEHSAFVEVLVGKSASTPEDFKEILITCSFMTPTESKSSNNTNRVRCFNREALVPSIADGKWSFVKIFCTQPFNKHVPYGLSFIKVHINDNENKNSLVIQKNLVPDQFLKKTTNAIGKLKYREDSPDSESENSSSLFNRWKKLKDNVVEPTTAAAIRIASKNPVPRQISDVQKPQTSQSVKVDDIILDRNRDKLLFGDENDDTNNEKPKKLERLSQQIEADKERRRVERETEISKNKRKSLDVTKSFETTKNIDDKLIKPSCSKTSFNGNNSTALEPGKKRQSSPPENPMKKMKPSIKFRPFNQLLKGVVLVISGIQNPDRGDLRNKAMALGAKYKADWDSTCTHLICAFKNTPKYNQVRGKGKIVTRSWIEKCYDLKKYLPWRRYALDSIELSKSESDEEIFDETRKPQIDENSNDTSLRKSTEVSEVSNNTLALYMDDQLKTNNTASNNIGSSSESDTDDEIKRVKQKTNTIGMIPPSSKTVNIFDASTDEEDYINEKIHQSK
- the LOC135958800 gene encoding protein FAM177B, with translation MDTSNNSDEKTECDNITALELQKSKRILYFSDGIMEELSESDGEDIGPDITDKSMNVDIDIASLPLGPRIKYQAYQMGNRFLNGIDYVGEGLASFFGITTPKYMSESDIENVTKRESQMHDLDEDKHENGGVWYHNNNINTSNIVITSYP